The DNA window TCTTTTTGGTTCTTATGCAAGGAATGAAGCAAATGAAGATTCTGATATAGATATTGCAGTAGTCCTTGATGGTCTTGCTAGTAGATACAAGGAAAGAGAACGCTGTAGTAAGATTCGGGCAAGAATCAGTTTAGAAAACAACTGCGTTATAAATTTGTTCTTTTTAGAGAAAAACGAATTGCTTGCAAATGAATATGCCCTGTATCGTAATATATTTAACGAAGGTATCATAATATGACGAAATGTTTTGGAGTCGGTGACTCTGTCACCGTAAAAATCAAAGCCGACGGAGTCGGCTACTCCAAAAAAGGAAATAAAATGTTCTTCGACATTAATAAGAATTTTAAAGAGTTTACAAATTACAAGCATTCTCCTGCACATCTTTTCCTGAATAATGCGTATTATATTATAACTGCTCATACATTAAAAAACTTAAGACCGTTTTATGATGATGAAAGAAAGGGGATTTTGCTTGACTCAATTTTTATGAATTTCATTAATCGAAACGATTGGAAAATGATTGCCTATTTTGTGGCGGATAATCATTATCATTTACTTATGAATTCAGGAAATAATGCTGGAAAATTATCAAAAATTATTGCTGATATTCATCGCTTTACAGCAATTACTATTAATAAGATGGATAACCTTATTGGCAGGCAGGTTTGGTATCAATACTGGGATACAGTGATAACTTCGGAAAATTCATTTTATGCCAGATTTAATTATATTCATTATAATCCCGTAAAACATGGTTATGTAAAAAATAGTGAAGATTACAAATTTTGCAGTTATAAAAATTATTTTGAAAAAGATGAAAATGGAATGATTTTTACAATGAAAAAATACCCATTTGATAAAGTAAAAGTAAAAGAACCATAATTTTATTTGGAGTCGGCGAGTCCCTCGCCGTATTATGTGGAGTCGGTGACTCTGTCGCCGTAAGATAATAAAGCCGAGAGACTCGGCTACTCCAAAAAGGAGTAAAAAAATGAAAAAGATATTTTTTTCTTTAACCGTATTTTTTCTTCTACTCTCCACTCCTTGTTTGGCAGGAGAGTGGAATTTAACCGGTTCTTTAAACCAAGGCCGTTCTGAGTTCCCTTCAGTACTTCTTGATGATGGTCAAATATTAGTTGCAGGTGGTATTATCGGTTGTTATGAAAATTCTTCCTGTGAAATCTATGATCCGGAAACTGGCCAATGGTCACCAACCGACTCAATGAGTTATGCTGTCGCTAATTTTTCCCTTACAAAATTACCTGACGGAAAAATTTTAGCCGTATATGGCATGTCTTCAGAAATATTTGACCCTGAAACAGAAACATGGAGTGAAATAGCAACATTGAATTTCTCTAGACATCATCACAGCGCTGTTCTGTTGCAAAACAGCAGAGTATTAGCTGTTGGTGGTGATAGTGCTAATGACTACAAAGGTTGCGAAATCTATAATCCTCAAACCAATGAATGGACATTAACTGGCTTTTGTTCTCATCCAAAACTTTGGCATACTTTAGAATTATTACCCGACGGACAAGTAATGGCAATTGGCGGCGGAAATTCTAGTTATGAACATTGCGAGATTTACGACCCAAACACTGAACTTTGGACTGAAATTGCATCTCTTAATGAATCCAGATATAATCATACATCTCATTTACTTCCTAATGGTAATGTTATGGCTATA is part of the Candidatus Cloacimonadota bacterium genome and encodes:
- a CDS encoding transposase, encoding MTKCFGVGDSVTVKIKADGVGYSKKGNKMFFDINKNFKEFTNYKHSPAHLFLNNAYYIITAHTLKNLRPFYDDERKGILLDSIFMNFINRNDWKMIAYFVADNHYHLLMNSGNNAGKLSKIIADIHRFTAITINKMDNLIGRQVWYQYWDTVITSENSFYARFNYIHYNPVKHGYVKNSEDYKFCSYKNYFEKDENGMIFTMKKYPFDKVKVKEP
- a CDS encoding nucleotidyltransferase domain-containing protein — protein: LFGSYARNEANEDSDIDIAVVLDGLASRYKERERCSKIRARISLENNCVINLFFLEKNELLANEYALYRNIFNEGIII